A window of Streptomyces sp. DG1A-41 contains these coding sequences:
- a CDS encoding acetamidase/formamidase family protein — protein MADSGVPHDFDDDGPHLVTGPIAVAGARPGDLLAVTVLGLTPRVPYGLVSARHGFGALPGEMPSLPGPVFTFATAQTGRRGAWGRMAVDPADPSRGSLRFPLRPFLGVMGVAVPGNERPHSVPPERHGGNIDVSLLGEGTTPFLAGHGRVAPLAETDDCLVPIKTAIWRRRTSARQATSRSPRSSTE, from the coding sequence GTGGCGGACTCCGGTGTGCCGCACGACTTCGACGATGACGGGCCCCACCTCGTCACGGGACCCATCGCCGTGGCCGGCGCCCGGCCCGGCGATCTGCTCGCCGTGACCGTCCTCGGCCTCACGCCCCGGGTTCCGTACGGCCTGGTCTCCGCACGGCACGGCTTCGGCGCACTCCCCGGCGAGATGCCGTCGCTGCCCGGTCCCGTATTCACCTTCGCGACCGCTCAGACGGGTCGCCGTGGCGCCTGGGGCCGGATGGCGGTGGACCCGGCGGACCCTTCCCGCGGCTCACTGCGCTTCCCGCTGCGGCCGTTCCTCGGCGTGATGGGCGTGGCGGTACCCGGGAACGAGCGGCCGCACTCGGTGCCACCCGAGCGTCACGGGGGCAACATCGACGTCTCCCTGCTCGGCGAGGGCACCACCCCGTTCCTCGCCGGTCACGGCCGCGTCGCCCCGTTAGCCGAGACGGACGACTGCCTTGTGCCGATCAAGACCGCCATCTGGCGACGGCGTACCTCAGCGCGGCAGGCGACTTCGCGGTCTCCCAGGTCGTCGACGGAGTGA
- a CDS encoding restriction endonuclease yields MTAPVRRTPPANRRQGFDLRSTALFFVLLAVVVGVLGFAARMVAGALERRPVWAFVLVVVGAAGFLGLRRRLHVARAARRAAAALDEAAREAADELEAPAIPGPRPAVEVAVDYDALTPEEFEEAIAALCERDGCSAVDVVGGAGDLGADVVTVAPDGRRIVIQCKHYDDAHRVGSQDLQRFGGTCFTVHEADVAVLVTTSEFTAPAVEYADQCQIVCVDREALQAWTDGTGPRPWETAPGGWAARWGKTGAES; encoded by the coding sequence GTGACCGCGCCTGTGCGTCGTACACCACCTGCGAACCGCCGACAGGGATTCGACCTTCGCTCAACCGCACTGTTCTTCGTCCTTCTCGCTGTGGTCGTGGGCGTCCTGGGGTTCGCGGCCCGCATGGTGGCCGGCGCTCTCGAGCGGCGTCCCGTCTGGGCGTTCGTCCTGGTCGTCGTGGGTGCCGCGGGCTTCCTTGGCCTGCGGCGCCGGTTGCATGTGGCGAGAGCGGCACGGCGGGCCGCGGCAGCGCTCGACGAGGCGGCGAGGGAGGCGGCCGACGAGCTGGAAGCTCCCGCGATTCCAGGTCCGCGGCCGGCCGTCGAGGTCGCTGTCGACTACGACGCCCTGACACCCGAGGAGTTCGAGGAGGCGATCGCCGCCCTCTGCGAACGCGACGGTTGCTCTGCCGTCGACGTCGTGGGAGGTGCCGGGGACCTGGGTGCCGATGTCGTGACCGTGGCCCCCGACGGGCGCCGGATCGTCATTCAGTGCAAGCACTACGACGACGCCCACCGGGTCGGTTCCCAGGACCTGCAGCGCTTCGGCGGCACCTGCTTCACCGTCCACGAGGCCGACGTCGCCGTACTGGTCACCACGAGCGAATTCACCGCGCCGGCGGTGGAGTACGCCGACCAGTGCCAGATCGTGTGCGTGGACCGGGAAGCGCTCCAGGCGTGGACGGACGGCACCGGTCCCCGGCCATGGGAGACCGCCCCGGGAGGCTGGGCAGCGAGGTGGGGAAAAACAGGTGCCGAGTCGTGA
- a CDS encoding DMT family transporter: MDEGKARGWAICAVVAAALFWSSSYAVTKQVLADVGPLSIGAIRFTLAAALLGIMVRMRRKPVARPDARQRRMIHLSGLLGITVYFVLENIGVELSTASDASLIVATYPLMTMLLELVVFRTRMPLLRVGGVLLATVGAFLVVRNGAEVGGSERWFGDVLLLLGGLVWAGYNVLGKYAGRGQDAMTLTYHQTVAGAAGFLLASLLEAGDWQVPNGSASALLAYLAVACSVGGFLLYNYGLRRMTSSVAVNILNLVPVFGVLGAVVINGETVRLGQALGGAIIIAGVALGVIERRTAFEQAAVPEPAVVDARS; this comes from the coding sequence GTGGACGAGGGGAAAGCCAGGGGCTGGGCGATCTGTGCCGTGGTGGCGGCCGCGCTTTTCTGGAGCAGCTCATACGCGGTGACCAAACAGGTCCTGGCGGACGTCGGTCCGCTGAGCATCGGGGCCATCCGCTTCACGCTCGCCGCCGCCCTGCTCGGGATCATGGTGCGCATGCGACGCAAGCCGGTCGCGCGGCCGGATGCCCGCCAGCGGCGAATGATCCACCTGAGCGGCCTGCTCGGCATCACGGTCTACTTCGTGCTGGAGAACATCGGCGTCGAGCTGTCGACCGCATCGGATGCCTCTCTGATCGTGGCCACCTACCCACTGATGACCATGCTGCTCGAGCTTGTGGTCTTCCGGACCCGAATGCCGCTGCTCCGGGTCGGCGGTGTGCTGCTCGCCACCGTGGGCGCCTTCCTGGTCGTGCGCAACGGAGCGGAAGTCGGCGGCAGCGAGCGCTGGTTCGGCGATGTCCTGCTGCTGCTCGGCGGACTGGTGTGGGCCGGGTACAACGTGCTGGGCAAGTACGCGGGCCGCGGTCAGGACGCGATGACGCTCACCTACCACCAGACCGTGGCGGGCGCCGCCGGCTTTCTGCTCGCTTCGCTCCTGGAGGCCGGGGACTGGCAGGTACCGAACGGGTCGGCCTCGGCACTTCTCGCCTATCTGGCCGTGGCATGTTCCGTCGGCGGCTTCCTTCTCTACAACTACGGCCTGCGCCGAATGACCTCGAGTGTCGCGGTCAACATCCTCAACCTCGTACCGGTGTTCGGTGTGCTCGGTGCCGTGGTGATCAACGGAGAGACAGTCCGGCTCGGGCAGGCCTTGGGTGGCGCGATCATCATCGCCGGTGTGGCGCTGGGAGTCATCGAACGCCGAACGGCTTTCGAGCAAGCCGCGGTTCCCGAGCCGGCCGTGGTCGACGCGCGCAGCTGA
- a CDS encoding Lrp/AsnC family transcriptional regulator, with protein MDELNSALLRLLQQDGRRTNRDLAQELGIAPSTCLERVRSLRERGVLLGFHAEVDLASMGRGLQAMIAVRVRPPTRAVIEQFQAFVARMPEVISVFVLTGTDDFLIHVAVRDTDHLHSVVLDKLTERQELADVRTSVIYGHLRQNVIEPL; from the coding sequence ATGGACGAACTTAATTCGGCGTTGCTGCGGCTTCTGCAGCAAGACGGTCGGCGTACCAACCGGGACCTGGCACAGGAGTTGGGGATCGCCCCCTCCACCTGTCTGGAGCGGGTGCGCTCCCTGCGCGAGCGCGGCGTGCTGCTCGGATTCCACGCCGAGGTGGACCTCGCCTCGATGGGCCGGGGACTGCAGGCGATGATCGCCGTGCGGGTGCGGCCGCCGACTCGTGCGGTCATCGAACAGTTCCAGGCCTTCGTGGCGCGGATGCCTGAGGTGATCTCGGTCTTCGTGCTGACGGGCACCGACGACTTCCTCATCCATGTGGCGGTCCGCGACACCGACCACCTGCACTCGGTGGTCCTCGACAAGCTGACTGAGCGACAGGAACTCGCGGACGTACGCACCTCGGTGATCTACGGGCACCTGCGGCAGAACGTCATCGAGCCGCTGTGA
- a CDS encoding EF-hand domain-containing protein translates to MSDKARRLFEALDLDQDGMLTREEVIVALRTKGPSLAASGVLPFWGVQDVDASSALFDSADQNGDAVLTLEEFAAVVNRRFGWS, encoded by the coding sequence ATGAGTGACAAGGCCCGCAGGCTGTTCGAGGCGCTCGATCTCGACCAGGACGGGATGCTCACCCGGGAAGAGGTGATCGTCGCCCTGCGGACGAAGGGACCGTCCCTGGCCGCCTCGGGTGTTCTGCCGTTTTGGGGAGTGCAGGACGTCGACGCTTCGTCCGCGCTGTTCGACTCCGCCGACCAGAACGGGGATGCCGTACTGACCCTGGAGGAGTTCGCCGCGGTGGTGAACCGCCGGTTCGGCTGGAGCTGA
- a CDS encoding roadblock/LC7 domain-containing protein: MAVETDVLDELRRLRTRIPRLTGSLAATVDGLVLAHDVPGTEPEGLAALTAAALGVAHRMTDAAARSDFRELLVRGSAGYVATYAAGATAVLTLLAEDRVNVGRLHLEGRRSGARIADLVATPVGPGTGRHADRPAPADHLASTPPATARPIGTLPVRTPQRPTHQPRPQTGI; encoded by the coding sequence ATGGCCGTCGAGACCGACGTCCTCGACGAACTGCGTCGGCTCCGCACCCGCATCCCCCGGCTGACCGGTTCGCTCGCGGCCACCGTCGACGGACTCGTCCTCGCCCACGACGTCCCGGGCACCGAACCGGAGGGACTCGCGGCACTCACCGCCGCCGCCCTCGGCGTCGCCCACCGCATGACCGATGCCGCCGCCCGCAGCGACTTCCGCGAGCTGCTGGTGCGCGGCTCCGCAGGCTACGTCGCCACCTACGCGGCCGGGGCGACCGCCGTCCTCACGCTCCTCGCCGAGGACCGCGTCAACGTCGGCCGCCTCCACCTGGAGGGCCGGCGCAGCGGCGCCAGGATCGCGGACCTGGTGGCCACGCCCGTCGGGCCGGGCACCGGCCGCCACGCCGACCGCCCCGCGCCCGCCGACCACCTCGCGTCGACGCCCCCGGCCACGGCCCGCCCCATCGGCACCCTCCCGGTACGCACCCCGCAGCGGCCCACCCACCAGCCGCGCCCGCAGACCGGCATCTGA
- a CDS encoding alpha/beta hydrolase — MSQTSAGDRTHRLVPSPAGRVHLVEQGDGPLVLLLHGFPESWYAWRHQLPALAAAGYRAVAVDVRGYGRSSRPAAVDAYRMLELVEDNAAVVEALGERSAVVVGHDWGATIAATSALVRPEVFRAVGLLSVPYTPPGGPRPSEVFARMGGDEEFYVSYFQRPGRAEAEIEPDVRGWLAGFYAALSAGTMPEADPHFVARGGTLRDRFPVGRLPHWLSEADLDVYAGEFERTGMTGALNRYRNMDRDWQDLADFAGAPVTQPSLFIGGGLDASTTWLADAIEAYPATLPGLTASHILDGCGHFLQQERPVETNRLLTDWLAGLPRSR; from the coding sequence ATGTCGCAGACGTCCGCCGGCGACCGCACGCATCGCCTCGTCCCTTCACCGGCCGGCCGCGTCCATCTCGTCGAGCAGGGGGACGGACCGCTGGTCCTGCTGCTGCACGGGTTTCCCGAGTCCTGGTACGCGTGGCGTCATCAGCTGCCGGCCCTGGCCGCCGCGGGCTATCGCGCGGTGGCCGTCGACGTCCGCGGCTACGGGCGTTCGTCCCGGCCCGCGGCGGTGGACGCCTACCGGATGCTCGAACTGGTGGAGGACAACGCCGCCGTGGTGGAGGCGCTGGGCGAGCGGTCGGCGGTGGTCGTCGGGCACGACTGGGGTGCGACGATCGCCGCGACGTCCGCGCTGGTCCGGCCCGAGGTGTTCCGCGCGGTGGGGCTGCTGAGCGTGCCGTACACGCCGCCCGGCGGCCCCCGGCCCAGTGAGGTCTTCGCGCGGATGGGCGGCGACGAGGAGTTCTACGTCTCCTACTTCCAGCGGCCCGGCCGGGCCGAGGCGGAGATCGAGCCCGACGTACGCGGCTGGCTCGCGGGTTTCTACGCCGCCCTGTCCGCCGGCACGATGCCCGAAGCCGACCCTCACTTCGTCGCCCGCGGAGGGACGCTGCGCGACCGGTTCCCCGTCGGCCGGCTGCCGCACTGGCTGAGCGAGGCCGACCTCGACGTCTACGCCGGGGAGTTCGAACGCACGGGGATGACCGGCGCCCTGAACCGCTACCGGAACATGGACCGGGACTGGCAGGACCTGGCGGATTTCGCCGGCGCCCCCGTCACGCAGCCGTCGCTGTTCATCGGCGGCGGCCTGGACGCGTCCACGACCTGGCTGGCCGACGCGATCGAGGCGTACCCGGCCACCCTGCCCGGACTGACGGCTTCTCACATCCTCGACGGCTGCGGGCACTTCCTCCAGCAGGAACGCCCCGTGGAGACCAACCGGCTCCTGACGGACTGGCTCGCCGGCCTCCCCCGGTCCAGGTGA
- a CDS encoding lamin tail domain-containing protein encodes MRIRLVATTAAAAGALAALTAVPAQAAEYNSALKIRGIQYDAPGRDSNRCSTGNTDEEYLTIKNYSRSTTVNLKGYVVKDAAGNKFTFTASHTLQPGDYVKLRGGNGTDSDAKNVVYRDNCNFMWNNDKDTIYVYKPSGSYADVHSYTKSGSDKDGNGYITFHG; translated from the coding sequence ATGCGTATACGCCTTGTCGCCACCACGGCCGCCGCTGCCGGAGCCCTGGCCGCCCTGACGGCGGTTCCGGCCCAGGCCGCCGAGTACAACTCCGCGCTGAAGATCCGCGGGATCCAGTACGACGCTCCCGGGAGGGACTCCAACCGCTGCTCGACGGGGAACACCGACGAGGAGTACCTGACGATCAAGAACTACTCGCGGTCGACGACCGTGAACCTCAAGGGGTACGTGGTCAAGGACGCCGCGGGGAACAAGTTCACCTTCACCGCGAGCCATACCCTTCAGCCGGGTGACTACGTGAAGCTGCGCGGCGGCAACGGGACCGACTCCGACGCGAAGAACGTCGTCTACCGCGACAACTGCAACTTCATGTGGAACAACGACAAGGACACGATCTACGTGTACAAGCCGTCCGGCAGCTATGCCGACGTGCACTCGTACACCAAGAGCGGATCCGACAAGGACGGCAACGGGTACATCACGTTCCACGGCTGA
- a CDS encoding FAD-dependent oxidoreductase, with translation MPRPLRVAIVGSGPAGIYAADALLKSEVAAEPGVSIDIFERMPAPFGLIRYGVAPDHPRIKGIITALHQVLDKPQIRLFGNVDYGTDISLDDLRAFYDGVIFATGAMADRALSVPGIELDGSYGAADFVSWYDGHPDVPRTWPLEAEKVAVLGVGNVALDIARVLAKTADELLPTEIPANVYEGLKANRAKEIHVFGRRGPAQAKFSPMELRELDHSPNIEVIVDPEDIDYDEGSIATRRGNKQADMVAKTLENWAIRDVGDRPHKLFLHFFESPVEILGEDGKVVGLRTERTELDGTGNVKGTSTFKTWDVSAVYRAVGYLSDKLPKLPWDIDSGTVPDKGGRVLQETGEHLQSTYVTGWIRRGPVGLIGHTKGDANETVANLLDDYANGRLHTPATPGPEAVDAFLAERNVRFTTWEGWYKLDAAEKALGEPEGRERVKIVEREDMLRASGA, from the coding sequence ATGCCCCGCCCCCTGCGGGTAGCCATCGTCGGATCCGGCCCCGCCGGGATCTACGCCGCCGACGCCCTGCTCAAGTCCGAGGTGGCCGCCGAACCCGGCGTGTCCATCGACATCTTCGAGCGCATGCCGGCGCCGTTCGGCCTGATCCGTTACGGCGTCGCCCCCGACCACCCGCGGATCAAGGGCATCATCACCGCCCTGCACCAGGTCCTCGACAAGCCGCAGATCCGGCTCTTCGGCAACGTGGACTACGGCACCGACATCAGCCTGGACGACCTGCGCGCGTTCTACGACGGCGTGATCTTCGCCACCGGCGCGATGGCCGACCGGGCGCTGTCCGTCCCCGGCATCGAGCTCGACGGTTCGTACGGCGCCGCGGACTTCGTGTCCTGGTACGACGGCCACCCGGACGTGCCGCGCACCTGGCCGCTGGAGGCGGAGAAGGTCGCCGTGCTCGGCGTCGGCAACGTCGCGCTCGACATCGCGCGCGTCCTGGCCAAGACTGCGGACGAGCTGCTGCCGACGGAGATCCCGGCGAACGTCTACGAGGGCCTGAAGGCCAACCGGGCCAAGGAGATCCACGTGTTCGGCCGCCGCGGCCCGGCGCAGGCGAAGTTCAGCCCGATGGAGCTGCGGGAGCTGGACCACTCCCCCAACATCGAGGTCATCGTCGACCCCGAGGACATCGACTACGACGAGGGCTCGATCGCGACCCGGCGCGGCAACAAGCAGGCCGACATGGTCGCCAAGACCCTGGAGAACTGGGCGATCCGCGACGTCGGCGACCGGCCCCACAAGCTCTTCCTGCACTTCTTCGAGTCGCCGGTCGAGATCCTCGGCGAGGACGGCAAGGTCGTCGGGCTGCGCACCGAGCGCACGGAACTCGACGGCACGGGCAACGTCAAGGGCACCAGCACGTTCAAGACCTGGGACGTCAGCGCGGTCTACCGTGCGGTGGGCTACCTGTCCGACAAACTCCCCAAGCTGCCCTGGGACATCGACTCCGGCACCGTCCCCGACAAGGGCGGGCGGGTCTTGCAGGAGACCGGCGAGCACCTCCAGTCCACGTACGTCACCGGCTGGATCCGGCGCGGCCCGGTGGGCCTCATCGGGCACACCAAGGGCGACGCGAACGAGACGGTGGCCAATCTCCTGGACGACTACGCGAACGGCCGGCTGCACACGCCCGCCACCCCCGGCCCCGAGGCCGTGGACGCGTTCCTCGCCGAGCGGAACGTCCGCTTCACCACCTGGGAGGGCTGGTACAAGCTGGACGCCGCGGAGAAGGCGCTGGGCGAGCCCGAGGGGCGCGAGCGCGTGAAGATCGTCGAGCGTGAGGACATGCTGCGGGCGAGCGGCGCCTGA
- a CDS encoding SpoIIE family protein phosphatase, with product MVRLMGRSGTRSPLRPGAAPSDRQRREAGPSRWNPVAGLRSVLGGRSVAGQVFLLVVVIVLLLVVAAVVALVLQVRHDTTQEARNRSLAVAETFANAPGTIEALESPDPTAVLQPRAEAAREQSKVDFIVVMNTDGIRYTHPKPDRIGKKFVGTLEPALAGRPVTEQITGTIGPLVQAVVPVKAPDGQVVGLVSAGITTAKVGGTADRQLPLVLSAAAVALVLATAGAALVSRRLLRQTHGLGPHEMTRMYEHHDAVLHAVREGVLIVDDRGTLVLANDEAHRLLGLPADAEGRHVLSLGLDPGTAELLASGRVATDEVHLVGDRLLAVNQRTTDRAGVPPGSVATLRDSTELRALSGRAEAARERLNMLYDAGVGIGTSLDVTRTAEELTELAVPRFADFATVDLFDAVLSGGQPDAAAALSRTALSGIRKDAPLYSVGERIRFVESSPQGRSLDNGRPVLEPRLGKAAGWQAQDFERSAQIVEYGIHSLITVPLRAGSLVLGVVSFWRYEKPEPFDADELALAEELVARAAVSIDNARRYTREHSMAVTLQRSLLPRNLPEQDALEIAYRYLPAQAGVGGDWFDVLPLSGARVALVVGDVVGHGLYAAATMGRLRTAVHNFSALDLPPDELITLLDELVGRIDQDETEEEGSAPVTGATCLYAVYDPVSRRCTVARAGHPPPALIHPDGSVEFADVPAGPPLGLGGLPFETAELELAEGSRLVLYTDGLVEDRERDIDVGLDMLREALSRSGQSPEATCRTVLDSRLTTRSSDDIALIVARTRALAADQVSEWPVPADPAAVGEVRAAVSRQLAEWGLEELTFTTELILSELVTNALRYGGGPIHVRVLRDRNLICEVFDSSSTSPHLRYATMTDEGGRGLFLVAQLADRWGTRYLPAGKVIWAEQPLP from the coding sequence ATGGTCCGACTCATGGGTCGATCCGGGACTCGATCGCCCCTGCGGCCCGGCGCTGCGCCGTCCGACCGGCAACGGCGGGAGGCGGGCCCGTCGCGGTGGAATCCGGTGGCGGGGCTGCGGTCGGTGCTGGGCGGACGCAGTGTCGCCGGACAGGTGTTCCTGCTCGTCGTGGTGATCGTGCTGCTGTTGGTGGTGGCGGCCGTGGTGGCGCTGGTCCTGCAAGTGCGACACGACACCACCCAGGAGGCCCGCAACCGTTCGCTCGCCGTTGCGGAGACCTTCGCCAACGCGCCGGGCACGATCGAGGCGCTGGAGTCCCCCGACCCCACGGCGGTGCTCCAGCCGCGTGCCGAGGCCGCCCGTGAGCAGTCGAAGGTCGACTTCATCGTCGTCATGAACACCGACGGGATCCGCTACACCCACCCCAAACCGGACCGCATCGGGAAGAAGTTCGTCGGGACGCTCGAGCCCGCGCTGGCCGGAAGGCCGGTGACCGAGCAGATCACCGGCACGATCGGCCCCCTCGTGCAGGCCGTGGTACCGGTGAAGGCTCCGGACGGCCAGGTCGTCGGCCTGGTGTCGGCCGGGATCACCACCGCCAAGGTCGGTGGCACCGCCGACCGTCAGCTGCCGCTCGTGCTGTCCGCCGCCGCGGTGGCGCTCGTCCTGGCGACGGCGGGCGCGGCGCTCGTGAGCAGGCGGCTGCTGCGCCAGACCCACGGGCTCGGGCCGCACGAGATGACGCGGATGTACGAACACCACGACGCCGTGCTGCACGCCGTCCGCGAGGGCGTGCTCATCGTCGACGACAGGGGCACCCTGGTGCTCGCCAACGACGAGGCGCACCGTCTGCTCGGACTGCCCGCCGACGCCGAGGGCCGGCACGTGCTCAGCCTGGGGCTCGACCCCGGCACCGCCGAGCTGCTGGCCTCCGGGCGCGTCGCCACGGACGAGGTGCACCTCGTCGGGGACCGGCTCCTCGCCGTGAACCAGCGCACCACGGACCGGGCCGGCGTCCCGCCCGGCAGTGTCGCCACGCTCCGCGACTCCACCGAGCTGCGTGCGCTGTCCGGCCGGGCCGAGGCCGCGCGGGAACGGCTCAACATGCTGTACGACGCCGGGGTGGGCATCGGGACGAGCCTGGACGTGACCCGTACGGCCGAGGAGCTGACCGAGCTGGCGGTGCCCCGGTTCGCCGATTTCGCCACCGTGGATCTGTTCGACGCGGTGCTGAGCGGCGGGCAGCCGGACGCGGCGGCCGCGCTCAGCCGTACGGCGCTGAGCGGGATCCGCAAGGACGCTCCTCTCTATTCCGTCGGCGAGCGGATCAGGTTCGTCGAGTCCTCTCCGCAGGGCCGCAGTCTCGACAACGGCCGGCCCGTCCTGGAACCCCGGCTGGGCAAGGCCGCCGGCTGGCAGGCACAGGATTTCGAGCGCTCCGCGCAGATCGTGGAGTACGGCATCCACTCCCTGATCACCGTGCCGCTTCGGGCCGGCTCCCTGGTGCTGGGCGTGGTCAGCTTCTGGCGCTACGAGAAGCCGGAGCCCTTCGACGCGGACGAGCTCGCCCTGGCGGAGGAGCTGGTCGCACGGGCCGCCGTCTCCATCGACAACGCGCGCCGCTACACCCGCGAGCACAGCATGGCGGTGACGCTCCAGCGCAGCCTGCTCCCCCGGAACCTGCCCGAACAGGACGCCCTGGAGATCGCCTACCGGTATCTGCCCGCGCAGGCCGGGGTGGGCGGCGACTGGTTCGACGTGCTGCCGCTGTCGGGGGCACGGGTCGCGCTCGTGGTCGGGGACGTCGTCGGCCACGGGCTGTACGCCGCGGCCACCATGGGGCGGCTGCGCACCGCGGTGCACAACTTCTCCGCCCTCGACCTCCCGCCCGACGAACTCATCACCCTGCTGGACGAGCTGGTCGGCCGTATCGACCAGGACGAGACGGAGGAGGAGGGCAGCGCCCCGGTCACCGGCGCGACCTGTCTGTACGCCGTGTACGACCCGGTCTCCCGGCGCTGCACCGTCGCACGGGCCGGGCATCCCCCGCCGGCGCTGATCCATCCCGACGGCAGTGTCGAGTTCGCCGACGTGCCCGCCGGTCCCCCACTCGGGCTCGGCGGTCTGCCGTTCGAGACGGCCGAGCTGGAGCTGGCGGAGGGCAGCCGGCTCGTCCTCTACACCGACGGGCTGGTCGAGGACCGGGAGCGGGACATCGACGTCGGCCTGGACATGCTGCGCGAGGCGCTGAGCCGGTCCGGCCAGTCCCCCGAGGCCACCTGCCGGACCGTCCTCGACTCGCGGCTCACGACCCGCTCCAGCGACGACATCGCCCTGATCGTCGCGCGCACCCGGGCGCTCGCCGCCGACCAGGTCTCCGAGTGGCCGGTGCCTGCCGACCCGGCGGCGGTGGGCGAGGTGCGGGCGGCGGTCAGCCGGCAGCTGGCCGAGTGGGGACTGGAGGAGCTGACGTTCACCACCGAGCTGATCCTGAGCGAGCTGGTCACCAACGCCCTCCGGTACGGCGGCGGTCCCATCCACGTCCGGGTGCTGCGCGATCGCAACCTGATCTGCGAGGTGTTCGACAGCAGCAGCACATCGCCGCATCTGCGGTACGCGACGATGACGGACGAGGGCGGGCGGGGGCTGTTCCTGGTCGCGCAGCTCGCCGACCGCTGGGGGACGCGGTATCTGCCCGCGGGGAAGGTGATCTGGGCGGAGCAGCCGTTGCCGTGA
- a CDS encoding ATP-binding protein, whose product MPETMPQPSGAVSASAALRVECSREGFARARSFTRDTLHFWSLDHRCDDTTLVITELTANAATHAAPVTRGAPDIRLGFFLGPTHLLVTVSDPDDHPPVYAPAGSALEVHGRGLCIVDALSEEWGWTPCPPAGKTVWARLSTCPPI is encoded by the coding sequence ATGCCGGAGACGATGCCGCAGCCCTCCGGTGCCGTGTCCGCCTCGGCCGCCCTGCGCGTCGAGTGCAGCAGGGAAGGGTTCGCCCGCGCCCGGTCGTTCACCCGCGACACGCTGCACTTCTGGTCGCTCGACCACCGCTGCGACGACACGACGCTCGTCATCACCGAGCTCACCGCCAACGCCGCGACGCACGCGGCGCCGGTGACGCGGGGTGCGCCGGATATCCGGCTCGGATTTTTCCTGGGCCCCACCCACCTGCTGGTCACCGTCTCCGACCCCGACGACCACCCGCCCGTGTACGCGCCCGCCGGCTCCGCCCTGGAAGTGCACGGCAGGGGCCTGTGCATCGTCGACGCCCTGTCCGAGGAGTGGGGCTGGACCCCCTGCCCTCCGGCGGGCAAGACGGTCTGGGCCAGGTTGTCGACCTGTCCACCCATCTGA
- a CDS encoding DUF397 domain-containing protein: protein MPPAQNGVQASSLDACWIKSRHSNAEGNCVEVAPLVDGGIAMRNSRDPDGPALVYTAAEVAAFLAGAKDGEFDHLL, encoded by the coding sequence GTGCCACCAGCGCAGAACGGAGTGCAGGCAAGCTCGTTGGACGCCTGCTGGATCAAGAGCCGGCACAGCAACGCCGAGGGCAACTGCGTCGAGGTCGCCCCTCTCGTCGACGGCGGGATCGCGATGCGCAACTCCCGTGACCCCGACGGGCCCGCGCTCGTCTACACCGCGGCGGAGGTGGCGGCGTTCCTGGCCGGGGCGAAGGACGGCGAGTTCGACCACCTGCTGTGA